Genomic segment of Ewingella sp. CoE-038-23:
GCCATTGGCTTTCAAAGCCCCTTCCACAGTATTGGCGTAATCGGTACTGGTATTACTTATTACGACTGGTTGTTTTGGCACCCTCTCCGGCCAATCCAGCCAGTCGTTCTAATGCCTTTCTCAGTTTCTCCGGGCTTCTGCTCGCCAAACCTCGTAATTCCTCAGCACTTTGTGCACTCAACTGTCTAAACGGTTTTTCATCAGAATTCACCGCGCTTTCTTTCGCGCTAATCTGCGATGCATTTTCCATTTTCACCATTAACGATGGATTAATCCTGATGTCGATTGACGACAATGATGGTAGAATTTGCGCTCGAAGTGCAGAGAGCAATGCCGGTTGTTCATAGCGTAACCGCATCATCCAGCTAGCATTTGCTATCTCAAGTACTAATATACCTTGTCGATAATTACCAACACGACACCATGGTCGCATGGGGGTGGGTAATAAACTCTTCACGGCGCGGTTAAGTTTTAATAACGCCGCTGCCCGCTGCTGAACAAGCCGCAACGGACTTTTATCCGCTGAAGACGCATCGTCAAACAGAACATCTAATAATTGTGGGCGACTATCGCGCATGACTGGCTCCGGCGGATTGTAAACTTGTGATTGGCATTCTAAATCGTTGGCGACAATTTGGCAGAAGGTATTTTTGGCCGCATCTCCTATTGGGGATGGTCGCGGCTAGCCTCGGCGTGTCGACAAATCTATCACAAACGGAATTAGCGTCAGTCCCGAATGCATCGTCCAGTGTAAACCGCCTTAACATCGGGAGTACAGGGCTGACGAATCTGGCCCTGCTTCAGGCGCATCGCCGCCCGGCGTTTGGTGTAGATTACTGGCAACAGCATGCGCTCCGCACGGTGATTCGCCACCTCTCTTTTGCATTAGCGCCTCAGGTGGTTTATACCGTTACGCCTGAAGTGGTGGCTGACCAAGCCGAACCTCTGCATATTCAGCAGCTTGCACTACTGGTTACGCTTAATTCTTTACTGACGCATGAGCCGAAACCTCCGGTTATTATTCGTCAGACCAAACAACCCCTCATTCTCTCCACGCACCAGCATCAGCCCGGCTTGTGGCTTGCTCAGGTGCAAGGTATCCGCGCCGGTCCAATTTCATTGAGTTAATTACTCTCTGATTTCAGAAGTCTTATTTGCTATTTCTTTCAATAAATCAACAAAATAGTGGCTGCTATTAGCAGTCTCAAAGAGACATTAAGCATTATGTTAATCAAATTATTGACCAAAGTTTTTGGTAGCCGTAACGATCGTACTCTGCGCCGCATGCGCAAAGTTGTTGATCTCATTAACCGCATGGAACCTGAGATCCAGAAGCTGACCGACGACCAGTTAAAAGCCAAGACGGATGAATTCCGCGCACGTTTAGCAAAAGGTGAAGTTCTGGAAAACCTCATTCCCGAGGCTTTCGCCGTCGTTCGTGAATCAAGTAAGCGCGTCTTCGGTATGCGTCACTTTGACGTCCAGCTGCTGGGCGGTATGGTGCTGAACGAGCGCTGCATCGCGGAAATGCGTACTGGTGAAGGTAAAACCTTGACCGCGACGCTGCCGGCATACCTTAACGCTCTTAGCGGCAAAGGTGTCCACGTTGTTACCGTCAACGACTACTTGGCCCAGCGTGACGCCGAAAATAACCGTGCACTGTTTGAATTCCTCGGCCTGACCATCGGCATCAACTTGCCGAACATGCCAGCGCCGGCCAAGC
This window contains:
- a CDS encoding DUF721 domain-containing protein codes for the protein MRDSRPQLLDVLFDDASSADKSPLRLVQQRAAALLKLNRAVKSLLPTPMRPWCRVGNYRQGILVLEIANASWMMRLRYEQPALLSALRAQILPSLSSIDIRINPSLMVKMENASQISAKESAVNSDEKPFRQLSAQSAEELRGLASRSPEKLRKALERLAGLAGEGAKTTSRNK
- the secM gene encoding secA translation cis-regulator SecM; its protein translation is MIGILNRWRQFGRRYFWPHLLLGMVAASLGVSTNLSQTELASVPNASSSVNRLNIGSTGLTNLALLQAHRRPAFGVDYWQQHALRTVIRHLSFALAPQVVYTVTPEVVADQAEPLHIQQLALLVTLNSLLTHEPKPPVIIRQTKQPLILSTHQHQPGLWLAQVQGIRAGPISLS